GCACACGAGCTTCGGCTTGATCAGGCTGATTTGCTCCATGAGGAACGGCTTGCAGGTCTCGACTTCATCCGGTTCGGGGTCGCGGTTGTTGGGCGGCCGGCAGTTATGGCTTACGATCCCGGCAGCGATATAAGATTCATCTTCATCCACACCGATGTTGTAGAGCGGAAATGCCCGATACGTCTGGCGGTGATTGACCTTGGTAACGGTTGCTTCGATGAAAACGTACTCGCCGTGATGGTTCTTCAACACGCGTTCCAGTAGCCCCCGCACGAGGTTCGGATGGTGCACGGCTTCCTGCCACCACACACTGAGAACCAGGTAGCCGCGCTGCTCTGCCTCCGCAGTTTTGACCAAAGCGCGAGCCTGCGCCTCCCGATTTGCGAATGCCGGACCGCGAACTTCGATTAAGATTTTCTCGTCCGGCAGGCAGAAGTCGTAAGTGAAGGCGGAATCCGGAAACGCAAAGTGGTGGACGAACGGCATGCCAATATCCTGTAGGACGGCTTTGAGTTCCTGTTCCCCATAACCGATGGGATGCTTGCCATTTCCTTCCGTGATTCTCTGGGCGATCGCAATCCGACCCCGATAACGTTCCTCAGCCGTCATGCGCTGAATCTTGGCAACCCCGGCAGCAACCAGTGCACGCGTACGGGTGTTGGCCCTGGCCGTGATGGCCCAAGGATCACGCAGTCCTTCGGCGTACTGCCGGAGCATCGTTTCACGTAGTTTCTCTTTCGCTTCCGGGCCATGGAAGACCCTTCGGTTGTGGCACGTGGAGCTGCAGGTGCGATATGTCCTCTGCTCGTACCGGTTATATCGGACGAAAAAGGCCTTGCCGCAAACTTCGCAGTGATCCCCGAGCATGGCCACGCGATCGCCCGGCTGAATCTCGCGTGCGACAGTCCATTTGCCATTGATAAGGAAGGGGTGTTCTGGAGTCACTGTGATTTGGACCGGTCTCCGCCTGTCCTCACTCTGTGGGCGAATCGTGAGATGAACTACCCGGCTGCCTCGGGGAAGGACCTCCTGTGGACGGACATAGGTCACTTTGCGAAAACGTCCGGTATGGGTTAGCACCAGGTCGCCGACCCGGATGTCCTTGATCGGCTTATACCCGGTCGCGGTGTAGATGAGCACTCGCGGACTGATGAAGCACTTGATCACGTTCGCGATGTAGATCTCGGAACGTGACAGTCCGGCGGACTGCAAAAGATCGTTCAAGAGCTTCCCCGCCGCGCCGACAAACGGCTCTCCCTTCTGATCTTCGTAAAAGCCGGGCGCTTCGCCGACGAACATGATCGAGGCCCGGGGATTGCCGACGCCGAAGACGACTTGAGACCGGCCCAGCTTGGCCAGCTTGCACCGTTGGCAGTTAGACAGTGAGGCGCTGAGTTCTTGGAGCGTCATGACGTTCACAACGTGTGAGCGAACGGGCTGAAGCCTACGTGGGCTGAATCTTATGTTGGGTGGCGCGGCTTGTCAACGAGATGAAAGCGTGGATTTCGTTGGCCCATCTCCAGACATGTCGTACAGTCAGGACAGTGAGGGACGCGAAAGGAGTGGACCCGTGAGAATAGGCCTGTGGCAGGCGATCGTGGGTATCGGAGTCTTGGCTGTTGCTCTTGGCGGGAAACCGGTCTCGGCGGCGGACCAGACCATCCCGATCGGAGAAATTATCTCAAACCCGGCCGGCTTTCATCGTAAGCTTGTCCGAATTCAGGGACGAGTGCATGCCATCGGAGCGAGGTCGGGCAGAGATGTCACGGCTCAATCGCTCTGTGGCCAGGACTTCGACCTGGAAGACGACACGGGATCGATCAGAGTGGTGTATCTCGTGCGATGTCAGGGCGATGCCGCCAAGACCGAGCCGGCCCGAGATGGAAAGGTCGTGCAGGTCGAAGCGCTGATCGAAGCGCCGCCTGATAACGTCAAAACCTCGAGCGGAACTGAATTCACCGCCACGGCGCTCGCCAGACAGATTCTACCCGCCGCTCCGTGAAGAGGATCTGCTCTTCCTCGATGACGGTAGTATGAAAGCACAGGAAGAGAGCCGCCTGCGACTCAGTGTAATCCAGGTTCGTCGGCGTGAGTGAATAGCGTGCGACCGCGTCTCAAGGAAATGGTCCAATTTACTCGCCGATAGTTGGTCAGACTGTTCATCTCGGCGGAAATCCTCGACAAGTCCTCCTGATCCCGACACAATCGTCCTTAGTAATAAACGTGACTAGGCCGAAAGCGTCGTCATGCTTCGTGACCCGCAGGGCCTCCTACCATTAGGGGAGCACGCTCCTCCTCTGGAGAATCGTATTTCAATCAATCCATCGCTTAGGATGCCGCGGCTCGGAGATGCCATCCGCCCGAGGCTCCTGCAATCCATTGTTTGGAGAAAGGGATGAAAGGATGAACATGCGAGCGAGGGCAGAGAGGGTGGTGGGGGTTGTGATCGTCGGCCTGCTGTTAGTGACCGGCTGTGCTGCGTCACCATTCACTAAGAACGAAACTCCAGGCCGGCATTTTGACCGGGCGATGAAGGAGTTTGCGGCCCATTGTGCCAAGGCCAAACTCAAGCCCAACGACACGGCTTGCGACATTCTGAAGCTCAGGCCCGCCGATCCGCTGGCGACCGAAGAAGGCCGCTTCGCCCATTCGATCAAGATTCCGAATCCCGTGCCGGCGGACAGTGGGTATCGGCCGGACATGACGCCGCAGGAGTACTTTGACCACCTCTGCAAGACGGAAGCGGGGGAGTTCATCTACAAGACAGTCCAGAATGTGGAAGGGCTGCTTCAACTGCGGCTTCGAGAGAACCCCACAGACTACGAACTCGAACATCTGTATGCACTGGAGGATCCCTACGGGTATTCGGTAGGAGGGCGGGATCACCCTGAAGAGTATTTTGTCCAACCTGCCATAGGCAAGTATCAGTTCATCGAGACCCCCTTGCCTCAGAGTTCAAAGGCGAGGAAGGAAATGAAATATCGGCGGTTCTACCGAGATGAGAGGGCGCATCCGGAAAGAGATTATCAAACAGCGGTTAACGGTAAATTCGTGCGAGTTCCTTATATCGTGGCGGAGGAAAATGTTTCCTCTGCCCGGAGCCGATACGGCTACACCTGGCGTGGGATCGCTCGTCCGCATGATCGAGAACTGGGAATTGCGGGGGGAGAACTCATCATCCTGGATCTCCAAACCCATGAGGTGCTCGCAGTCAGGCGAGGGTTCGTCCGTAGCGGCTATATACGGAACATGACCGGAGTGTGGTGGCTGACCGCGCAAAAGTGTTCCAAGGAGTCGCTAAAAACCGACGCTCAATTTATTAACCAGGTGCTGAAGCCAGTGCTGGCAACCCAGGAGAGGGGAAATGAGGCAAAGTAATATTTCAACTTGGTTGAAGTTTGCCCTGCAACAAATGGCTGCTGAGTCATATCTTGATCAGCTTCTATTCGGTCGGTCTCTTCGAGAGATCCTACTGGAGGGTAATAATGACCAGCGATTCGTCCAGCCAGATGCCAATGGTAATCTCCCCGGCAAGACCCGCTTCACGAACGTTCTTGCCGACCGCTTCCTCAGCACCTACGACATCATCGACCACCACGCCAACGATGGGACAGGGTTTTCGGCGACCCTCATGCGCGATCGAACGACGGGTGCATACACCCTCTCTTTCCGCAGCACGGAGTCTGCCCTGGTGGCTGAAGGCGGTGATCGAGAGCGGGATCTCTTCGGAGCGGATGCTGAAATCGGAGGGGCCGGGTTCGCCTTTGGGCAGCTCGCGGCGATGGAGGACTATTATCAGTCGCTCAAAACAAGCGGCACACTCCCGGCGGGAGCGGTTCTCAATGTCACTGGGTATTCGCTGGGCGGACACCTGGCCACCGTCTTCACGGAGTTGCACCATACCGAGGTCAACCATACGTACATCTTTAACGGCGCCGGGCGTGGGCATGTCCCTGGAGAAGTGCCCGGGCTTTCAGCAGAGGAAAGTCGCATCAGCGATATGATGGCGTACTTTCGCCTGGTGCTGGACAATCCGGATGAGGCCTCCGATACCTTCCCGCGGGACAGTGACCTGTATCTGCGCGCGATCCAACTCCATCAAACCGATCCTCAATGGCGCCCCTTCGAGCAACAGGATTCCTCTCTGTATAACGACCCGCGATATCTCTGGGCCAAGGCTGCAACCCTCAACCTTTTCAAACCAACGGGAATTGACCCGCTCTTCCATTCTCCCGAGGCTGTCACGGAGGGGCCGTTTGGGAAGATTACGCAGCTCTATGGCTTCGCGACGACCAACGACCTTCAGTTTGTGGCCAATTCCGGCGTGCATGCTGCAGCGACGCCGGTCTTTATTGAAGGCCAGCCACTGATAGCCGGTGCGCCACTTCCCAGCGTGACGGAAAGCGGGAACACTCATTCGATTACCCTCATCGTGGATTCTCTGGCGGTCCAGGAACTGATCCAGACGATCGATTCCCGCTATGGCCAGGCCAGCGCTGAACTCCTCATCAAAGCTGTCTCCAACGCGAAAGCCGAGACAACAGCGCCGTTGAACGTCTCGGGTGTAACGGAGGGTGATTCGCTTGAGAAGGCGGTCGATGCGTTGCGCAAACTGTTCCGCGATCCCGCCTTGTCGCCGGCGGAGCCTCTGCCGGTCAATTCGCGAGTCGGCGGATTCGGGGACCTGGCCAATCGCAATGCGATGTACCAGGCGATCGATGAGGTTACACAGCGCGCGAGGCTCCTGCGAGCCCAAGGCGTCATTTTCTCCATCGAGGATCTGACCGCTGTGAGTGCCGCCGCGCTTGCCGGCATCGCGGACACCGATACGGATCAGGGGCTGGCCTATAGGTACGCGCTCAAGGAACTGAATCCGTTTGCGGTGGTGGCCGACACACCGCAAGCGAATGAGGCGCTGTATGCCACCCATGCTCAAGGCGGCGGCCTGGATATGTTTGACGACATAACGGGTGTCGGGACCCTGACGTCTCGCTACCTCGACGACCGGGCCTTGTTTCTCAAGGAAAAGATCTCGCTGAATCAGCTCGACCATCAGACATCCACGGGGAACATTCATTTCAAAGACGTGACGACCGGGTATGAAATCGTGACGAATGCCGTGGTGAGCACCGATCGGCAATTCATTTTTGATTCTGATGCCGGCAACCTCGTGACGGGCAATAGCGCTGATGACGAACTGTTTGGCGCGGGTGGTGACGACCTCGTGCGTGGGATGGATGGCAACGATTATCTGGAGGGAGGTACCGGGCACGATCATCTGCTCGGTGGCGTCGGTGAGGACATTCTCGAAGGTGGAGTCGGGCATGACACGATCGAGGGCGGACGCGATAACGATCTGCTGAAGGGCGGTGCGGGGCTCGATACCTATCTCTATCACGCCGGCGACGGGACGGATCAGATCGAAGACTCTGACGCGCAGGGCCACATATTGTTCGATGGAGCCCTGCTCCAGGGTGGGATTCGCGCTCAGGATGGACCAAGCGATACCTATACGAGCCTGGACGGAGCGAAGACGTATGTGCTGACGAACGGTCATCTGATGGTCAACGGGTTGCTGACCGTCAATGCGGGGTTTCAGAGCGGCCAGTTCGGAATCCGGCTCATCGATTTGCCGAACTATGCCGCGGCCACGCGAGACATCTTTACCAAGAGCGTGCCGGACCCGCTCCATCCGGGACAAACCATCCCTGTGCCGTTCTTCGATGATGGCGATAATGATTCACGGTCACCGGAGTTGAACGGGCCGCTGGGGGATGACCACCATCGATTGCACGCGCTGGGGGGGAATGACTATGTGGTCAGCGGGGCCGGGGACGACGAACTCTATGGCGATGAAGGGACGGATGAACTCTATGGAGGATTGGGCCACGATCGACTCTATGGAGGGACCGGAAACGACACGCTGGTCGGAGACAATTCTGCGGTCTCTTCAGGCGGCGGAAATGACTACCTGGACGGGGGTGACGGGAATGATCTCCTTCAGGGCGGTGCTGGGGCAGATATTCTGATTGGCGGGGCCGGCATCGATAACCTGAATGGTGATGAGCCGAGCCAAGTCAACGATGGCAATCAGGATGACTACCTCTTCGGCGGCGCAAACGATGACAGCCTATTCGGTGGAGCCGGGAGCGATATTCTAGATGGCGGGGACGGTCATGATTTGCTGGTCGGGGACACGACGTCATTTCAAGGGGGGCGGCCGGAGGACGGCGGGGCGGACTTCATGGAAGGTGGAACCGGGAACGATCAGCTCTTCGGTTTGTACGGGAATGATGTGCTCTCCGGGGGGGATGGTCTCGATCTGGTGAACGGTCAGGATGGGGATGATCTGCTGTACGGTGGTGCGGGCGACGATGTGTTGTCGGGCGATCTACGGCTACCATCAGCGATCGGGTTTTATGACACCAGAGAGTATCGTGGAGCCGGCGGCGATGATCTCCTCTACGGCGGCGAGGGTCGTGATTATCTCTATGGCGGCGAAGGAGATGACTACCTTTCCGGCGGGGACGGAAATGACGTCTTGTATGGTGACTACAATCGGCTCCGATTCCAGAGGGAAGACGCGCTAGAGGCCGTGCTCATGAGTCTGGCCGGAAACGATACCCTGCACGGCGGTGAGGGGGACGACGGGCTCTTCGGCGGTGCCGGATCGGACGTGTTGAATGGAGGTGAGGGCAACGATGAACTTCAAGACGATGAGGGGCTCAATGCAGAAGGCAGCGGGGATGATTGGCTGTATGGTGGCAACGGAAACGACCTGTTGACGTCTTATTGGGGCGATGACCGGCTCTTTGGTGGGAGCGGCAATGATCGACTGATTTCGTACGCAGGCAAGGACGAGCTGTACGGCGAGGAAGGAGACGATATATTCGACGTGAGAGACGCAAGTCGTGGGGCAAGCGAGACTCTTCTGGTGGGGGGGACAGGCAATGATACTTATCTGATCGACAGCTTGAGCGATCGGATTGTGGAGGAGGCAGATGGAGGCATTGATACAGTGGTGAGCAATATTGATTTTGTTCTGTCAGATAACCTTGAGAATCTGACGCTGAATGCCGACCATTTGGTCGGGACCGGGAACGATCAGGATAATGTATTGAATGCGACGAACTTGGTCGGGACGACGCTGATCGGTGGAGGAGGCAACGATACCCTGACTGGATTAGCCCGGCTGGACGGTGGGGCTGGAAATGACACGATGGTCGGCGGTGGATCGGTGTTCGTTGGATTTGAGGGCGGCGAAAGCCGCTATCAGAGCAATACCTATCTATTCGATCGAGGCTACGGGCAGGACATGGTCGTCGATACAGACACTGAGGCGGGGTTCTCCTCTACACAGTGGGACGTCATCGAGATGGGGCCGGACATAACACCGGGAGATGTGGAGTGGCGTCGGGAAGGGGAAGATCTCATCCTCAGCATTGCCGGAACTGATGATCAACTCACCATCCAGTCGTACTACAAGGAGACCTTTGACCTCGGCGCGTGGCGGTTTCTCGACGGCTTCAGGCCGCCATCCGGCGAGATCGTCCAAGGCTCGAACTTTCATCCGTACTATGCGAGGCCGGGGCAGGTGGAGTTGATTCGGTTCGCAGACGGGACGAAGTGGGGTCCGGGTCTGCTCGGCGGATTGGTCACTGGAGCATATGATTCAAATACGTTCGAGTTCGGCTACGGTAGCGGCCATGTCAGGCTGATCGATTTTGATGAACTGGGTCATGGAATCGATACAGTGAGGATGGAGGCTGGGATCACAGCCGACGATGTCCTCGTAGGAAAACAGGGCTCGGATCTCGTCTTCACATTGAAGAACACAAACGAAACCCTCACCGTCCTGGCGCACTTCGATTTCGTGTTGGGGTCTAACATCTTCACAGGGCAGAGAAGCAACCCAACCCCGTATCGACTTGAACGGG
The DNA window shown above is from Nitrospira tepida and carries:
- a CDS encoding calcium-binding protein, yielding MAEGGDRERDLFGADAEIGGAGFAFGQLAAMEDYYQSLKTSGTLPAGAVLNVTGYSLGGHLATVFTELHHTEVNHTYIFNGAGRGHVPGEVPGLSAEESRISDMMAYFRLVLDNPDEASDTFPRDSDLYLRAIQLHQTDPQWRPFEQQDSSLYNDPRYLWAKAATLNLFKPTGIDPLFHSPEAVTEGPFGKITQLYGFATTNDLQFVANSGVHAAATPVFIEGQPLIAGAPLPSVTESGNTHSITLIVDSLAVQELIQTIDSRYGQASAELLIKAVSNAKAETTAPLNVSGVTEGDSLEKAVDALRKLFRDPALSPAEPLPVNSRVGGFGDLANRNAMYQAIDEVTQRARLLRAQGVIFSIEDLTAVSAAALAGIADTDTDQGLAYRYALKELNPFAVVADTPQANEALYATHAQGGGLDMFDDITGVGTLTSRYLDDRALFLKEKISLNQLDHQTSTGNIHFKDVTTGYEIVTNAVVSTDRQFIFDSDAGNLVTGNSADDELFGAGGDDLVRGMDGNDYLEGGTGHDHLLGGVGEDILEGGVGHDTIEGGRDNDLLKGGAGLDTYLYHAGDGTDQIEDSDAQGHILFDGALLQGGIRAQDGPSDTYTSLDGAKTYVLTNGHLMVNGLLTVNAGFQSGQFGIRLIDLPNYAAATRDIFTKSVPDPLHPGQTIPVPFFDDGDNDSRSPELNGPLGDDHHRLHALGGNDYVVSGAGDDELYGDEGTDELYGGLGHDRLYGGTGNDTLVGDNSAVSSGGGNDYLDGGDGNDLLQGGAGADILIGGAGIDNLNGDEPSQVNDGNQDDYLFGGANDDSLFGGAGSDILDGGDGHDLLVGDTTSFQGGRPEDGGADFMEGGTGNDQLFGLYGNDVLSGGDGLDLVNGQDGDDLLYGGAGDDVLSGDLRLPSAIGFYDTREYRGAGGDDLLYGGEGRDYLYGGEGDDYLSGGDGNDVLYGDYNRLRFQREDALEAVLMSLAGNDTLHGGEGDDGLFGGAGSDVLNGGEGNDELQDDEGLNAEGSGDDWLYGGNGNDLLTSYWGDDRLFGGSGNDRLISYAGKDELYGEEGDDIFDVRDASRGASETLLVGGTGNDTYLIDSLSDRIVEEADGGIDTVVSNIDFVLSDNLENLTLNADHLVGTGNDQDNVLNATNLVGTTLIGGGGNDTLTGLARLDGGAGNDTMVGGGSVFVGFEGGESRYQSNTYLFDRGYGQDMVVDTDTEAGFSSTQWDVIEMGPDITPGDVEWRREGEDLILSIAGTDDQLTIQSYYKETFDLGAWRFLDGFRPPSGEIVQGSNFHPYYARPGQVELIRFADGTKWGPGLLGGLVTGAYDSNTFEFGYGSGHVRLIDFDELGHGIDTVRMEAGITADDVLVGKQGSDLVFTLKNTNETLTVLAHFDFVLGSNIFTGQRSNPTPYRLERVVFDDGTVWDYTTFESRLTTIIGTDHAEPLVGNANDNVIRGLGGHDALIGRAGNDLLDGGGGDDELEGDEGNDVLMGGTGDDLLFGEQGDDTYIFNRGDGSDYLEDSVQAGAGNRIRFGAGISQDDLTLTMAQGGDTHSVTIAVGASGDSIEIANLRGEDTGVELLEFADGTTMRLADLLGPQATDGDDVLEGGPAAEVIEALAGNDIVDAGAGNDTIAGGQGNDALSGGAGDDTYVFNLGDGVDTITDQALPGEGNQIQFGAGITPADLSLGLGSLLLRVGSGGDAIHLTPFDPANVFGPRAIDRFRLADGTVLTYEDLLARGFDLAGTAGDDTLTGTNTTDRLVGWAGNDVLQSGEGNDLLDGGPGTDRMEGGGGDDTYVVDDAGDVVTESAGEGLDSVQSSVSYSLGANLEHLTLVGAADLAGTGNELDNILIGNSGNNVLEGAAGADRMIGGAGDDRYLVDDAGDVVVEQIDEGIDTVESSVTYTLAANVENLTLAGTAAINGSGNELDNVLAGNSAANVLAGGQGNDTYVIGIGDQVVEQVGEGIDTVQSSLSYQLGAHVENLALTGTANLNGTGNELDNVLVGNSGLNRLTGGAGNDTYVVGRGDTVVEGAGGGIDTIQTHITWTLGSNLENLTLTGSANVNGIGNSLNNILIGNAGANLLDGGSGQDRLDGGEGNDLLLGGSGHDELVGGVGNDALNAGSGHDFLDGGDGTDVLDGGSGDDQLHGGSGDDVLLAGSGADRLSGGIGNDLLIGGSGNDRYLFSRGDGQDTIVEQDPFPFNQDSLEFGPTIAPLDLILSRQADNLRIALYGTSDQVTIQNWYGGTANQTELIQAGNGQQLLNSQVDQLIQAMAGLTSQTGLSWEEAVAQRPEDVQAILAASWS
- a CDS encoding OB-fold nucleic acid binding domain-containing protein, with amino-acid sequence MRIGLWQAIVGIGVLAVALGGKPVSAADQTIPIGEIISNPAGFHRKLVRIQGRVHAIGARSGRDVTAQSLCGQDFDLEDDTGSIRVVYLVRCQGDAAKTEPARDGKVVQVEALIEAPPDNVKTSSGTEFTATALARQILPAAP
- a CDS encoding uracil-DNA glycosylase family protein, with the protein product MTLQELSASLSNCQRCKLAKLGRSQVVFGVGNPRASIMFVGEAPGFYEDQKGEPFVGAAGKLLNDLLQSAGLSRSEIYIANVIKCFISPRVLIYTATGYKPIKDIRVGDLVLTHTGRFRKVTYVRPQEVLPRGSRVVHLTIRPQSEDRRRPVQITVTPEHPFLINGKWTVAREIQPGDRVAMLGDHCEVCGKAFFVRYNRYEQRTYRTCSSTCHNRRVFHGPEAKEKLRETMLRQYAEGLRDPWAITARANTRTRALVAAGVAKIQRMTAEERYRGRIAIAQRITEGNGKHPIGYGEQELKAVLQDIGMPFVHHFAFPDSAFTYDFCLPDEKILIEVRGPAFANREAQARALVKTAEAEQRGYLVLSVWWQEAVHHPNLVRGLLERVLKNHHGEYVFIEATVTKVNHRQTYRAFPLYNIGVDEDESYIAAGIVSHNCRPPNNRDPEPDEVETCKPFLMEQISLIKPKLVCTLGNWATQTLMERKVGITKVRGQAFYLQDFVLFPLFHPAAALHQGSLLEPLREDFKKLKAYLDKMRAQPTPDPKQSGTDQASPEAKSEPTATQMSLFS